From Mus musculus strain C57BL/6J chromosome 8, GRCm38.p6 C57BL/6J, a single genomic window includes:
- the Gdf15 gene encoding growth/differentiation factor 15 preproprotein, with product MAPPALQAQPPGGSQLRFLLFLLLLLLLLSWPSQGDALAMPEQRPSGPESQLNADELRGRFQDLLSRLHANQSREDSNSEPSPDPAVRILSPEVRLGSHGQLLLRVNRASLSQGLPEAYRVHRALLLLTPTARPWDITRPLKRALSLRGPRAPALRLRLTPPPDLAMLPSGGTQLELRLRVAAGRGRRSAHAHPRDSCPLGPGRCCHLETVQATLEDLGWSDWVLSPRQLQLSMCVGECPHLYRSANTHAQIKARLHGLQPDKVPAPCCVPSSYTPVVLMHRTDSGVSLQTYDDLVARGCHCA from the exons ATGGCCCCGCCCGCGCTCCAGGCCCAGCCTCCAGGCGgctctcaactgaggttcctgctgttcctgctgctgttgctgctgctgctgtcatgGCCATCGCAGGGGGACGCCCTGGCAATGCCTGAACAGCGACCCTCCGGCCCTGAGTCCCAACTCAACGCCGACGAGCTACGGGGTCGCTTCCAGGACCTGCTGAGCCGGCTGCATGCCAACCAGAGCCGAGAGGACTCGAACTCAGAACCAAGTCCTGACCCAGCTGTCCGGATACTCAGTCCAGAGG TGAGATTGGGGTCCCACGGCCAGCTGCTACTCCGCGTCAACCGGGCGTCGCTGAGTCAGGGTCTCCCCGAAGCCTACCGCGTGCACCGAGCGCTGCTCCTGCTGACGCCGACGGCCCGCCCCTGGGACATCACTAGGCCCCTGAAGCGTGCGCTCAGCCTCCGGGGACCCCGTGCTCCCGCATTACGCCTGCGCCTGACGCCGCCTCCGGACCTGGCTATGCTGCCCTCTGGCGGCACGCAGCTGGAACTGCGCTTACGGGTAGCCGCCGGCAGGGGGCGCCGAAGCGCGCATGCGCACCCAAGAGACTCGTGCCCACTGGGTCCGGGGCGCTGCTGTCACTTGGAGACTGTGCAGGCAACTCTTGAAGACTTGGGCTGGAGCGACTGGGTGCTGTCCCCGCGCCAGCTGCAGCTGAGCATGTGCGTGGGCGAGTGTCCCCACCTGTATCGCTCCGCGAACACGCATGCGCAGATCAAAGCACGCCTGCATGGCCTGCAGCCTGACAAGGTGCCTGCCCCGTGCTGTGTCCCCTCCAGCTACACCCCGGTGGTTCTTATGCACAGGACAGACAGTGGTGTGTCACTGCAGACTTATGATGACCTGGTGGCCCGGGGCTGCCACTGCGCTTGA
- the Gdf15 gene encoding growth/differentiation factor 15 isoform X1 — MPEQRPSGPESQLNADELRGRFQDLLSRLHANQSREDSNSEPSPDPAVRILSPEVRLGSHGQLLLRVNRASLSQGLPEAYRVHRALLLLTPTARPWDITRPLKRALSLRGPRAPALRLRLTPPPDLAMLPSGGTQLELRLRVAAGRGRRSAHAHPRDSCPLGPGRCCHLETVQATLEDLGWSDWVLSPRQLQLSMCVGECPHLYRSANTHAQIKARLHGLQPDKVPAPCCVPSSYTPVVLMHRTDSGVSLQTYDDLVARGCHCA; from the exons ATGCCTGAACAGCGACCCTCCGGCCCTGAGTCCCAACTCAACGCCGACGAGCTACGGGGTCGCTTCCAGGACCTGCTGAGCCGGCTGCATGCCAACCAGAGCCGAGAGGACTCGAACTCAGAACCAAGTCCTGACCCAGCTGTCCGGATACTCAGTCCAGAGG TGAGATTGGGGTCCCACGGCCAGCTGCTACTCCGCGTCAACCGGGCGTCGCTGAGTCAGGGTCTCCCCGAAGCCTACCGCGTGCACCGAGCGCTGCTCCTGCTGACGCCGACGGCCCGCCCCTGGGACATCACTAGGCCCCTGAAGCGTGCGCTCAGCCTCCGGGGACCCCGTGCTCCCGCATTACGCCTGCGCCTGACGCCGCCTCCGGACCTGGCTATGCTGCCCTCTGGCGGCACGCAGCTGGAACTGCGCTTACGGGTAGCCGCCGGCAGGGGGCGCCGAAGCGCGCATGCGCACCCAAGAGACTCGTGCCCACTGGGTCCGGGGCGCTGCTGTCACTTGGAGACTGTGCAGGCAACTCTTGAAGACTTGGGCTGGAGCGACTGGGTGCTGTCCCCGCGCCAGCTGCAGCTGAGCATGTGCGTGGGCGAGTGTCCCCACCTGTATCGCTCCGCGAACACGCATGCGCAGATCAAAGCACGCCTGCATGGCCTGCAGCCTGACAAGGTGCCTGCCCCGTGCTGTGTCCCCTCCAGCTACACCCCGGTGGTTCTTATGCACAGGACAGACAGTGGTGTGTCACTGCAGACTTATGATGACCTGGTGGCCCGGGGCTGCCACTGCGCTTGA